The genomic window CGCTACGCGAGCGGTATTTACGGGTTGAGGAGCTCGCATACGCGAGCCAGTGTCGCGTACGCgagaaatcaaatttttaaaggtCGTGTACGCGAAGGGATAGGCACGACACGAGCATAAGCTGCTGACTACATTCCTCGTGTGTGCGAGCAGGGATCGTGTGCGTGAGCAGGGGTCGCGTACACGAGTCCCTGTTTTTCCAAAACCATGATTTTTCAACTTTAAGGCATTCTTCCAACATTCAAATGAGTCGGATGGCTGTATTTGATAATGAATTGTGGCTGACTATGAACTATGTTATGAGTCGGATGGCTTTATCAATGTTGAGTTATGGCTGAGCATGAatatatatgattaatgattgataatgtgattgttgcacttccaaaatatctaagatacgagtttttctgggtgaaagtagtggctagccaccacgtgctccaagtTAATACTCAATACTctactgaccctatgtcgtaagtgtagctggacactgtgaaagttccggatgtgTTAGAGTTTTAGGGATGCACGACAAAGGGAcagtctaatggttagctaccaggacttgtcgggttggctttataaccgacagatgagactcatcagccataggacaatcatgcatcatatgcatctatgtgtttGTTTGGTATGTTTTATTTGACTATTTGCTACTTGATTATCTGTTGTATTTGAATtctaattgtgatttccttgcttgaaatAGTTGTGTTTGTAATAATGAATTTcggtggtggttgggaggttcggAGGAGTTGAAAAcgagagtattagatagatggaAGACTCTTAGCTAGTTGcctattttattttatggtttagtTATGTCTATGGGACTTAATTATATGTCAgaaattctaggattgcctttgactTTTCcaagacattatatgttagatatgtgggcactgttaccatactgagatacatattttgtggtttttagaTGCAAGACGTGAGGcatctcgttgaggcatgctggaagcttctgataGCGGAGATCTGTCTTTGGGACTTTATTttggatatatgtatatatgtagatacttttatctccactgcTTATGTATTTTATGTATTAACTTCCTCTTAAAGGTTATTTTGAAGAAATAAGTTTTGTAACTCTATATTTTGGGCTTATTTTGAGttctcttatatatatgtatatatacttNNNNNNNNNNNATGTGCTCTTGCAGGTTTTTCTTCGCGAGCCGAGTCTTAAGCTTTGTTATCTGTATTTTGGAACTcctctttatatatatacatcCATGTTAGCTTTCTCTTGCCTTGTTCCGTTACATTATCGCTTCGTGAGTGTTGCACTTTTCGTTTTTAACGCTTTGTTTttaacttttcttcaaaggctcctagatataaatctttttcaactatgaatatatataattttattattagaggtcgtaatacctcaccacttCTGTCTTATGACATAAGCATAAGATTCTGTGTGGTAAGGTGTTAAAGTAGAGTCTGAGGAacagactgactatgcttctgtgcattctctgtgtgtgTCTATGTGCTTACCTTAGTAATATATCTAACTAATATATCTTACCTTCCACACACTTTGTTGCATATCATAGTAAATATTCAATTTGGCCTTACAATCCGTTCGACTCTCCAGCCTCTCATCCCTTGCTCGCTTAAGTCGGTCATAGTGTGTCGTGNNNNNNNNNNNNNNNNNNNNNNNNNNNNNNNNNNNNNNNNNNNNNNNNNNNNNNNNNNNNNNNNNNNNNNNNNNNNCATTTCCCTTCCGAACACCAAAATCCCTGAATCTAGCAAAATTCTTGTAGGCAGCATAGACATCCTCCTCCATAGCAAACTCTCTACCCAACAAATCTTTCGCGACAACTTGTCGGCTCGGACCGCTGCTTTCCACGTCATTTGCACCACCAGACCCGTTACCATCAACAACATCCCCTGCACATTTCTGCTGCCCCGGGACCCCTCGGGCCTCAAAGCTCTCCTCGTCATCGTAATCATCGTCACTCCCGCAGACACAGTTGGCCGACGTTCTAGCCTGAACACGGACAGACTAGAGAAATGTAGCTCATAATCGCACCATCTATACATTCATAAAATCAGCCACAAATATCCCAAACGAGGCTATATTCTACTCCACAAATAAAGCCACAAATAAGGCATATCACTACACACTGCACTGAAACACTTCTAATATACAATTCTTTTAATATACAATTAAGTAACTCATTATACTTAAATAACACATTAATCACTGTTAAAGttacaagtaactaactaaccaactatatTAGTTATAAATTCATCTAACCAATAACAAAAATTTGACCACCTCTAATCTTCTACTTAATTGAATTAATTTAACCCTCTTGTATTTGCTCGTTACTTACTTACCGAAAAAGATCAAGCATGCGGTGAGCAATATCTACACTAGAGCGACCCATATTTTTATCAAAAACTCAATGATTTATAATTCTTTTATAACAAGTATACATTACTTTTTCTTATTAgtgaaaaagataaatataatcaaaaagataaatttttcctaaaccttctcaataaatttttaaatattcaaaACTTTTTGGCATAAATAAAATTTTGTGAAACATCATCTTTCAAAATATCAAAACCACACATTTATTCACCATCAAGATacaaaattaactaaaaaaaatattaaaactttGTACAACATAAATAGTTAAAATACAAACGTTTTTTatattatccttatcaatagttGCAATGtaattgaaaaaacaaaaataaaaattaataataatttgttGTGGGGATACacaaagagataaaaaaaaatagcttGTCTGTGTTGTATTAACAATAGATGTCTCATATCTCAAAAGAacatttatattaatatttatttttaaaattatttttcaacttCAAAAAAGCTATTTCCATTATATATTTAATTGAAAGaataaaatctaaattaaatacgagtttaataattattaaaaaaaaaacaaaggaatTCATTGTATAAAAAATCATGAACACGAAATTTACAATAAAGAACTACATAGCTACAGTGTTTTTAAGTTGTACGCTTTTTATGTCGTTAGGCAACCTCAAAAGATGAGCGAAAACGATGTTTCAAACTGAAATACCAAAATTTCACCGTAGAAATCATTCTGGGaatggaagagaaaaaagaaaggcGAGAGTTTTAtaggaaaataaaaatgaaaaccaTCAGAAATAGCGGATCATTTGCATCAAGTGATTCTCAGACGACCGTCGTGAGAAAATGTAAATCCAAATTCATCACATGGTTTTCATGTGTCAACCTAACCGGAAACCATTAAGATATGAACATAAAAAGGAGCGAAGAGAAACCTAACACAGAAAAACCAAAATTTTGtggaaactaaaattaaaataaaaaaagaaaaaaaaaaagtaaaaacccCTTGTTTTTGCGTAGTCTGAACTCTGAAGTACAGGGTTGACAGCCGAAAGAACGAAACTATTTAAAGAGGAGGGATTATTAGGGTtggaggtttttttttttttagggtcCACAGTTGGACTGTTGGAGGATGGTTGATTATCTGTATTGCCAATCTTAGTTGTTGGGCTATATGCCTAGCCACTTTTTGTAATGGATGCTTACCATAACCTGGTGTTTTTTATGTTATAGTCTTGTCCACAAGGTTGATTATACATTCTCAGTTTTTCGGTAAAATACCCTAAGGCCCAGAAAAAGGGGCCACTAACAATACCAATGTTGGATGAGTGTAACAAGTCTTTCATGAGTTTTAGAAAAACGGATAATGCCTCTGCCCAAAAATAATATCACAAGAATGCTCTCCCAACTAATTAAACTTCACTACAGTGCAACTGAGTCTTTAACTGAGTAGTTAAATATGTTACTTCTTGCACCGCAAGGTTTGGTTTAATGGCAACTATATTTGTCTTACTAAGAGGTGTACCGGGTTCAAATTCTAGCTAAGAAGTTGATATATGGAACCCATGGAAAAGGGAGGGGGTGTGTTTGTGTTTGTAAGGTATttgaccaaaaaaaaagaaaataataatatattacttCTTAATATGTTACATACGAATTCAAACCTTAACTATGGTCAAGTAATAAACAGAATTTTTAAATGTGTGTGTGAGTGTGAATTAAAAGCTGTCTAAGCTAttcgaataaaaaaaatttattacgcAAATAGGAGAAAATATTTCTTCATGACTACTCTAAATTCAAACCAACCTGTCTATCATAATACTCTAAATTCTACCTCCATCCTTTGTGCAGAGAACgcttgcaaataaaataaaaatttggtagaatttatttatgttttcaaatATTCTCAAATTCCAGTGGCACAACATTCTCTCATTAACccctattttttttatcattgacAAAAACGCTATGCTATCATAAATAGAACATGACAACAATTGGCTCTTCACGTAATCAATGTCAATGACTTAGATAAAGCTCCTACAGAGTAAAAAATGATGATGTCATGGCCCCAGCAACAGAATCAAACGGCATACAAAAAATAGAAGATAAAAGATCATTACCTAATGACCTGGTTACTCACTTCTATGGATGATATTTTTAAAAATCGCATACTTGAATGTCACTATGCGTATGAAGTCTGGGCCAAAATCAATGAATATTTTGTCAAGATCTcccaaataaaattttatagaaGAATATGCAATATATATTTCCTCAATTATGACCAAATCAAATTTCATCACCTTCATAGAGGTGGAAGCTCCCTTACTTGCACACTAAAAAATATGAGAGGTTTTACACCTTTAATTTGAGGGaggataataattttttttatatacgtTCTGTTTAACGGTCATAACAAAATGTGTTCTTGTACtgattctttatatatatatatctcagaATTCTCATAATTCATTGGTAGAACAATTCATATTTTAGTAATACACAATTTTAATTTCTATTCTCTTCAAAATTAACATCTCTTCTTTTGTGGTATATATGAATTATTATTGTAATCTATGATGTATATACGGGACATGACGTGATACAAAATACGTCaacatacaaattttaaaattttataaaatacacaaacatacatatatataaaatataaaatattttttagataaattataataatatttttatatttattaatattaaaatataaattaatttttaatatcttattttaattatataaatatttaaaatatttttgttttaatatataataatatatataatttttaaatttattttaaaaatatatgttaagaataaaaaaaaaaacatattaacATGTGATGTATTTAGATCAGAGTCTCGTGATTCATAGGTTGTATTTGTCGTCAGAAAGATAGTATTGATTATATATTTTGTTAAATAAATTTGAGTCAAACTATGTTCGTGCCCGAAAATTCCAAGAGTGTTCTTGCAATTGTTTgactataataaatattaaataatattattttgctTTACAATTAGATAGTTAGAATTGAGAAGATCCGTTAACATTTTCCGTTGAAACTTACTATGACGACTTTTAACAATGTTTTATAGTTCCTCgcttttatttattcttttgtATGATCAAGTTATAGACGTATTGTTAATAGCAAAACATTAGTTATCATTCTATAAGAGAAAATTTTACCACAAGAAAAAAGGCATAATATATTCCCATTGTCCAAAAAGCTAAAGGATGAACATGTGCAAGTGTAACCAGTACCCACAAAGAGACTAGTGCCAATATATATACACCAATTATGATAGGTTTACATAATAATTAATcaccaaaattaattattaatataaaatatttattaaaaattaaaatataaaatatatattaaatataaaacttTAAAATagtaatacatcaaaattaaattttaattttatataaatatataataataactaattttaatatataaataatatttttatacacATATATACGAAGCTATATTATATAGCGTATATAGTACACAATTAGCTACCAATTATATGGTAATAAACTCAACAAAGATACATAAAATAATCATCAGTAACTGCAATGCAAGAGGCATTAATGAAGTATGATCATCTTAATTTCCAGGGTTGATTAAAATGATGGTCTGAATGTTGGATCACCTACCAGTGATATCAGTGAATATGGGAGTGACTTGTCCATTGAGGACTGAATAAGTATCTTCACCTTTATTGAAAGATGGAGGCACAGCAGGCCACACAAAAGCAGGCCTTTGTTGAGGAACCACTGGCGGCGGTGCTTCCCCGTTCAGAACTTGCAGAACAGTTCTCATTGAAGGCCTATGGTGCGGGTTTGGATGGCAACAAGCCAACCCCAAAACAAGAACTCTAGAAGCTTCTTCATCCTTCATCTCTTCTTTACTTATCTTTTTGTCCACAGCACTCACTATTCTCCCCTCTCCGTGAAGCTCCCAAACCCAATACACAATGCTGTTCTTGTAATCATCCTGTCCGTTCACATTCCCTGGCCTTCTTCCGCACACTACTTCCAACACAAGAACGCCGAACGCGTACACATCGGTTTCCACCGTCGCCCTTCCGGTGAGGAATGTTTCCGGGGACATGTACCCTGGCGTCCCTGCAATCTCCTTTGTGGAATGGTGAGTTTCATTTCTCTTCTGAATGGTTCGCGCCAATCCGAAATCTCCTAACTTGGCATTGAATTCCGAATCTAACATTATGTTGCTGGCCTTGATGTCCCTATGAATCACCCTTTTCTCACAACCATTGTGGAGATAGTCCAATGCTTGAGCCACACCATATATCACTCTCTGCCTAGTTTCCCAATTTAGTGTTGATGAATTGTTAAATCCTTCCCCAAATTCATTGCCAAAATTGTTTTTCTTATCGAATAGGTACTTGTCTAGGCTTCCATTAGGCATGTAATCATAAATAAGAAGGAGCTCTCCTTTTTCATAGCACCAACCAATAAGTTTGACCAAATTCTTGTGGTGGAGGCTTCCGATTGTTGTGACTTCGGCTATGAATTCTTGCTTCCCTTGGCGCGAATGCTTCGAGTGACTCTTTACAGCTATCTCCTTGTTTTCGAGTAGCCCTTTATAAACTGTTCCAAAACCACCTTCACCAAGCTTGTTTTGAAGGCTGAATCCGCCCGTTGCTTTTCTAATTTCCTTTAACCGGAACTTCTTTGGAGCCATGGATGAATGTTGAATCTGATCCTCTATCCTCGGGTATGCATCTCCTGAAGCTCCCACACCATGATTCCTTCGCCAATTTAGGAGAAACACAACACCACCAATCATAATAACAATAACGGTTGTACCAGTTATCCAAATCCACAACAGGTTCTTGTCATCATGAATGATATCTACACCGCTGAACTCCCATGCTCTAACACAATTCAACTCAGTGTAGTTACTCGTTGAAGCAGAGAATCCGACGTAAACCTCTTCCTGAAGATAGGAAGAAAGATTAAGTGGTGGAGATACCAAAAGCGTCTCCATTGGCGAAGTTCTTGTACTCATGGAACCAAACACGGATATAACATCATTATCATACTGAATTGTTATAGTTACATTAATACCTGATGAAATATTAATCCCTTTGATTAACAATGGTTCCTGTTTGATGGAGTAGACACTGTTTATGTTAATACCAACGTGGTTATCAGGGCCATCTTCTGCAAAACTTTTTCTTGTGTCAAATTCCACAGCAAGAACCCCAGCTTGAGAAGTTCCATTAGTTGTGGCGTTCACAATTCCCAGCCACTCTCCCGAACTGTCGTCCGGGAGAGCGGTGTTTGCGGTTAAGATGAAGGCCAAGCCCTCTCCACCAGGGGAAGTTTGAGGATTGATGTTAAGAACAAAAGTGGTGTTGAAACTTGCAATTTGTTTCTTGTTCTTGCTCCATAATCTGAATGGTTTATTGTGGAATGTCCGTCCTGAATAATGGCGTATTTCGCCACGGATATCAGGGGTTACTTGGATGGCATCTAGGTAGATTTGGTGAGGGTGATAATActtattatgatgatgatgattggtaAGAATTGATGTTTAAGTAACAAAGAAAAGTACATGTTGGAAGAACTATGGAAGAGATTATTGAAGCTAATTAAGGCCAATTATCTGGGTATTATGATGAGATGtttatgttcatcattctttctttGTATAATTCATGTATAGTTAGGTGAGGTCAAATGATTTGAGTAGACTTTTAATTAGATGTTGGAAGCTTCCTTATCTTTTCGGCTTATGTATTTCTCAATGTTTATATTCTATTATTCATAGTCTATTATTATGACGTCTGTTGTATGACATTTTCCAATTGAATaattcattaaaaatattatttccaCACTAAAATCCATCATTAAAATCAATTAtcatatatttataaaataatatttttaattagatgTTGGAAACTTCTTTATCTTTTCTGCTTATGTATTTCTCAATtgttacattcatagtttattattATGACGACGTGTGATGCATGACGTTTTCCAACTGAATAATAGATAGGCTTTAACCGCTCGTTCTGAGTAATGATCtaccaaattaaaaataaataaaataaatttaaaaccaATACAATAAATGCCAATGTCTTATATTAAAATGGAAACAAATGTCTGTAATTTTGTTGAATGTTATACTGACAAAATCTTTAAAGTAATTTTTTAGATTTTCGTATATTaatttaactcttaaaattttaattatattaatttaatccCTCAAATAACTTTCAAATGATATATTAGTTTTACAATCTATTTTCAACAGTAAATCAGCGGCTAAATTACTGATGTGGCACAACTAATATCACATAGCATTATCATCAGCCTTTGTATTATTACAAATTCCTACATAGAGGTAAAAAAAAGTCAGGCGAAGtttaaaaattcttataaatattaaatatgacatattacatataaatatgttttttaaaaaatagttttttattaaataatatttttatttttgtaaacaaAAAATTATCAAGCCTTTTAACAGGTTTTAGGCCAGGCCAGGCTTAGTAGTTTAAAAAAAAGTCTATAGCAGGCTGCAGGCCAGACTCAGGCCAATTAACTATATGACGGGTCAGGCCTGTTAAAAGCAAAGTCTGGCCTGACCTGGCCTATTTCCACCCCTACTCCCACATCATCATTATTCTCATACATCCCTTCTCATTCCTAATTCCTTGAACCACATTACCACAAGTCCACAACTATCATTCCTAATCCACCATCGCATCACCACCGCACCCTCTTTTGCCTTTGGGTCCACACCTTTCACATCCGCAACCTCTGCTGGCTTTTGTTTCAGCTTCAGCATCCACTTCGCTCTCTACTTTTGGTGCTTCGTCGGCATTAAAGAC from Arachis ipaensis cultivar K30076 chromosome B09, Araip1.1, whole genome shotgun sequence includes these protein-coding regions:
- the LOC107615116 gene encoding probable L-type lectin-domain containing receptor kinase S.5, producing MLKLKQKPAEVADVKGVDPKAKEGAVVMRWWIRNDSCGLVYYHPHQIYLDAIQVTPDIRGEIRHYSGRTFHNKPFRLWSKNKKQIASFNTTFVLNINPQTSPGGEGLAFILTANTALPDDSSGEWLGIVNATTNGTSQAGVLAVEFDTRKSFAEDGPDNHVGININSVYSIKQEPLLIKGINISSGINVTITIQYDNDVISVFGSMSTRTSPMETLLVSPPLNLSSYLQEEVYVGFSASTSNYTELNCVRAWEFSGVDIIHDDKNLLWIWITGTTVIVIMIGGVVFLLNWRRNHGVGASGDAYPRIEDQIQHSSMAPKKFRLKEIRKATGGFSLQNKLGEGGFGTVYKGLLENKEIAVKSHSKHSRQGKQEFIAEVTTIGSLHHKNLVKLIGWCYEKGELLLIYDYMPNGSLDKYLFDKKNNFGNEFGEGFNNSSTLNWETRQRVIYGVAQALDYLHNGCEKRVIHRDIKASNIMLDSEFNAKLGDFGLARTIQKRNETHHSTKEIAGTPGYMSPETFLTGRATVETDVYAFGVLVLEVVCGRRPGNVNGQDDYKNSIVYWVWELHGEGRIVSAVDKKISKEEMKDEEASRVLVLGLACCHPNPHHRPSMRTVLQVLNGEAPPPVVPQQRPAFVWPAVPPSFNKGEDTYSVLNGQVTPIFTDITGR